GTTGGCCGGGTTGTGCGCGGCACCACGACCGCGGTAGGTCAGGGTGGCGAGGGGCGCGGGCGGGGGCGAGTCAGGACCGAACATAGACCGAAGATAGCGCGGGAGCCTGCCTGGCTCAAGAGGGCGCGGTCGGCGGCTGCCCAGGTTGCGCGACCCTTCCCTGCGGGCCCGCCGGCCCGGACGGCCCCGACGGCCCGGACGGCCCAGACGGCCCTGACGGCCCGGGCGACCCCCACGGCCCCGCCTGTAGGGGTTTGCCGCACGCCGTGTGGGGACTTGACCGGTGTCGCCGCCCCGTCCGCACCGAGATAGTCCGCGCCACGTGGCCGGCCGCATGCGGGAAGGCGGGCACGTGTCGACGCGGGCCTGGAAACGGCACGCGCGAACGTGACGGGATCAGGGGAAAGGGCCAGGGATGGATACGCTGCTCGCCGCGCGGGCGCAGATGGAGGTATCGCTCGCGTTCCACATGATCTTCGCCGCACTGGGCATCGGCATGCCGCTGCTCATGCTGATGGCGGAGTGGCGGTGGCTGCGCAGCGGCCGTGAGCACTACCGGGTGCTCGCGCGGACCTGGGGCAAGGCGACGGCGCTGACGTTCGCGGTGGGTGCGGTGTCGGGCACGGCGCTGTCGTTCGAGCTGGGTCTGCTCTGGCCTCGCTTCATGGCCGAGGCGGGCGGGATCATCGGCCCTGCATTCGCGCTCGAGGGCTACGCGTTCTTCATAGAGGCGATCTTCCTGGGCCTGTACCTGTACGGCTGGGACCGTCTTTCGCCGCGCGCGCACTGGTGGACGGGCGTGCCGGTCGCGGTGAGTGGGATGATGTCGGGCGTGCTGGTCGTCGCGGCGAACGCGTGGATGCAGGCGCCAGTGGCACCGGAGGGCGCCGGCGCGGCGTTCGCTCCCTTCCTGTCCCCCCGCTGGCTGGACCTGGCGCTGCACTCGACGCTGTCGTGCTACATCGCCACGGGCTTTGCGGTCGCGGGCGTGTATGCCGTGGGCATCCTGCGAGGCCGCGACGACGCGTATCACCGCAGCGCGATCCGCATCGCGCTCGCTGTCGCTGCCGTGACGGCCATGCTGCAGCCGCTCTCCGGCGACATCAGTGCGCGCATGGCGGCGAAGCACCAGCCTGCCAAGCTCGCGGCGATGGAAGCGCTGTACGAGACGCGCACGCACGCGCCGCTCACGATCGGCGGCATCCCCGACGACGACGCGCAGACCCTCCGCTTCGGTCTCGAGATCCCGGCCGGTCTGTCGCTCCTCCTCGCGCATGACCCGGCGCACGAGGTCACCGGGCTGGACGCGTTTCCGCGCGACGAGTGGCCGAACGTGCTGATCGTGCACACTGCATTTCAGGTGATGGTCGGAGCCGGCTTCGCGATGGCAGGAATCGGCGCACTGTTCTGGCTCGTGCAGTGGAAGCGACGCGGCCGCGAGCCGCGCGCGCTATGGATCCTGCTGGTGGCCGCCTCGCCACTCGGCTACCTCGCACTGCAGGCCGGCTGGCTGGTAACCGAAGTCGGGCGACAGCCGTGGGTGATCTATGGCAGCATGCGCACGGCCGACGGCGTGACGACGGCCCCGGGCGTTCCCATCACCTTCTTCGGCTTCACGGTGCTGTACCTGCTGCTGGGCACCGCACTCGCCGCGCTGCTGCGCGCACTTGCTACCCACAACAGCGCACGGCGCGCACTGGAGCAGGCATGAGCGTCGAGCTCCTCGTAGGCGCTCTCGCCGTGGTTGCGCTGATCACGTACGCGGTGCTGGGTGGCGCCGACTTCGGCGGCGGCATCTGGGACCTGTTCGCGCGCGGGCCCCGGCGCGACGAGCAGCGTGCCGCGATCGCCGATGCGATGGGACCCGTCTGGGAGGCGAATCACGTATGGCTGATCTTCGTGATCGTCCTCCTGTTCACCGGGTTCCCGAGCGCCTATGGCGCGCTGTCGACCGGTCTGTTCGTTCCCTTCCACATCGTGCTGCTCGGCATCATTGCGCGCG
The sequence above is drawn from the Longimicrobiales bacterium genome and encodes:
- a CDS encoding cytochrome ubiquinol oxidase subunit I; this encodes MDTLLAARAQMEVSLAFHMIFAALGIGMPLLMLMAEWRWLRSGREHYRVLARTWGKATALTFAVGAVSGTALSFELGLLWPRFMAEAGGIIGPAFALEGYAFFIEAIFLGLYLYGWDRLSPRAHWWTGVPVAVSGMMSGVLVVAANAWMQAPVAPEGAGAAFAPFLSPRWLDLALHSTLSCYIATGFAVAGVYAVGILRGRDDAYHRSAIRIALAVAAVTAMLQPLSGDISARMAAKHQPAKLAAMEALYETRTHAPLTIGGIPDDDAQTLRFGLEIPAGLSLLLAHDPAHEVTGLDAFPRDEWPNVLIVHTAFQVMVGAGFAMAGIGALFWLVQWKRRGREPRALWILLVAASPLGYLALQAGWLVTEVGRQPWVIYGSMRTADGVTTAPGVPITFFGFTVLYLLLGTALAALLRALATHNSARRALEQA